A genome region from Ligilactobacillus cholophilus includes the following:
- a CDS encoding aldose 1-epimerase family protein codes for MAITIQSQEASATINEHGAELVSFIDKKTGQEYMWSADSKYWGRHAPVLFPIVGRLKDDTYFVDGQEYHMSQHGFARDMDFEIVNSKENYVVLELHSSKETKKMYPYDFILRLIFELNGESLRVSYEVENPSEEEIWFGIGGHPAFKVPMNSDKFYDDYTVKLTPKANRNIIPLKGSYADINHLKEERTSELAVSHDLFKDDAIILDLGEEPTTVELTDNNSDHGVVLAVSDAKYLGVWSCYPKEGQFVCLEPWWGLADTTDSDLDFKHKFASNQLAPHEIFKANYEISIF; via the coding sequence ATGGCAATAACGATTCAAAGTCAAGAAGCTAGTGCAACAATTAATGAACATGGAGCAGAACTTGTTAGCTTTATTGATAAAAAAACTGGTCAAGAATATATGTGGAGTGCTGATAGCAAATATTGGGGACGGCATGCGCCTGTACTTTTCCCAATTGTAGGGCGCTTAAAAGATGATACATATTTTGTTGATGGACAAGAATATCATATGAGTCAACATGGTTTTGCTAGAGATATGGATTTTGAAATAGTAAATTCAAAAGAAAACTATGTAGTGCTTGAATTACACTCTTCAAAAGAAACGAAAAAAATGTACCCTTATGATTTTATTTTAAGATTAATTTTTGAATTAAATGGAGAAAGCTTAAGAGTTTCATATGAGGTTGAGAATCCTAGTGAAGAAGAAATTTGGTTTGGTATAGGTGGGCATCCCGCATTTAAGGTGCCAATGAATTCGGATAAATTTTATGACGATTATACAGTAAAATTAACGCCAAAAGCTAATCGAAATATTATTCCATTAAAAGGTTCTTATGCAGATATAAATCATTTGAAAGAAGAAAGAACATCTGAATTAGCAGTAAGTCATGATCTTTTTAAAGATGATGCAATTATCCTAGATTTAGGAGAAGAACCTACAACTGTAGAATTAACAGATAATAATTCAGATCATGGAGTGGTACTAGCTGTCTCAGATGCGAAGTATTTGGGAGTATGGTCATGCTATCCAAAAGAAGGTCAGTTTGTTTGTTTGGAACCATGGTGGGGATTAGCAGATACTACAGATAGTGATTTAGACTTTAAACATAAATTTGCAAGCAATCAACTTGCACCACATGAAATTTTTAAAGCTAATTATGAAATCTCTATTTTTTAA
- the hslV gene encoding HslVU peptidase proteolytic subunit, producing the protein MTTICAVKHNGKTAVAGDGQVTLGEKVIAKGQARKVRRIYDNKVAVGFAGGVADAINLEERFEKKLNEFNDLKRAAVELAQEWRSDQTLQKLEAMLIVSDKDNLLIVSGGGEVIEPDDDVLAIGSGGNFAQAAAVAMTKYAPEMSAAEIAHAALDIAADIDIFTNHNIIVEEPEE; encoded by the coding sequence ATGACAACAATTTGTGCAGTTAAACATAATGGAAAAACAGCAGTTGCTGGGGATGGACAAGTTACATTAGGAGAAAAAGTAATTGCTAAGGGACAAGCACGTAAAGTTCGCCGTATTTATGATAATAAAGTTGCTGTAGGATTTGCAGGCGGTGTTGCTGATGCAATTAATTTAGAAGAACGTTTTGAAAAGAAACTAAATGAATTTAACGATTTAAAACGTGCAGCTGTTGAATTAGCTCAAGAATGGCGTTCAGATCAAACACTTCAAAAATTGGAAGCAATGTTAATTGTCAGTGATAAAGATAATTTATTAATTGTTTCAGGTGGTGGTGAAGTTATTGAACCAGATGATGATGTGCTTGCAATTGGTTCTGGTGGTAATTTTGCTCAAGCAGCAGCAGTTGCAATGACTAAGTATGCTCCAGAAATGTCTGCAGCTGAAATTGCACATGCTGCATTAGATATTGCCGCAGATATTGATATTTTCACAAACCATAATATTATTGTGGAAGAACCTGAAGAATAG
- a CDS encoding ribonuclease HII gives MKINEIKDILNDNPDEKFLNSLHNDPRKGVQTALKQYYKRVESLQKKKEAFIKRFKYEKSFWNNGIEYVAGIDEVGRGPLAGPVVACAVILPHDFNLIDVNDSKKLSEKKREELYNKILDQAVSVGIATGSCKLIDEVNIYEATRITMRNAVEKLSIKPEQLIIDAMDIDTTIPQLKLIKGDQKSISVSAASIIAKQYRDQLMKEYAEVYPGYEFEKNVGYGTKAHLKGLKELGVTPIHRLSFEPVKKNLK, from the coding sequence ATGAAAATAAATGAAATTAAGGATATTTTAAATGATAATCCTGATGAAAAGTTTTTGAATTCTCTACATAACGATCCTCGAAAGGGAGTCCAAACAGCTTTAAAACAGTATTATAAAAGAGTTGAATCGTTACAAAAAAAGAAAGAAGCTTTTATAAAAAGATTCAAATATGAAAAATCTTTTTGGAATAATGGAATTGAATATGTTGCAGGAATAGATGAAGTAGGTAGGGGGCCGCTAGCAGGTCCTGTTGTTGCGTGTGCGGTAATTTTACCTCATGATTTTAATCTTATAGATGTAAATGATTCTAAAAAACTTTCAGAAAAGAAACGTGAAGAATTATATAATAAAATATTAGATCAGGCAGTTAGTGTCGGAATTGCAACCGGAAGTTGTAAATTAATTGATGAAGTTAATATTTATGAAGCAACGCGAATTACAATGAGAAATGCGGTTGAAAAATTATCTATTAAACCAGAACAATTGATAATAGATGCCATGGATATAGATACTACAATCCCTCAATTAAAATTAATTAAGGGAGACCAAAAATCTATTTCAGTTTCAGCAGCAAGTATTATTGCTAAACAATACCGAGATCAATTAATGAAAGAGTATGCTGAAGTCTATCCTGGGTATGAATTTGAAAAAAACGTAGGTTATGGAACAAAAGCACATTTAAAGGGTTTAAAAGAGTTAGGTGTTACTCCAATTCATCGATTATCATTTGAACCAGTAAAAAAGAATTTAAAATAA
- the ylqF gene encoding ribosome biogenesis GTPase YlqF, with protein sequence MTVIQWYPGHMAKAIRQVKENLKLVDIVLELVDARLPESSRNPQLEEILQNKLTIRVLTKADLADPKLNREWVDFYEAEGQPAIAINSNQGSLKAIENKIKSVMADKLLKRQEKGIINQRIKVMCIGIPNVGKSTLLNHLVKKNIAQTGNKPGVTKSQQWLKAGKTLQLLDTPGILWPKFEDPIVGKKLALTGAIKDTLYAKDDVALYALEYFVDNHPEKLKERYHLTDDEINDTTVNLLLNLTKKMGFKDDYDRASERLIFDIRKGKLGRYTLDFVPSSENDEA encoded by the coding sequence ATGACAGTCATTCAATGGTATCCTGGCCATATGGCTAAGGCAATACGACAAGTAAAAGAAAATTTAAAATTAGTAGATATAGTATTAGAATTAGTAGATGCTCGTTTACCAGAATCATCTCGTAACCCACAATTAGAAGAAATTTTGCAAAATAAACTTACTATTAGAGTTTTAACTAAAGCTGATTTAGCAGATCCAAAATTGAATCGAGAATGGGTTGATTTCTATGAAGCTGAAGGGCAACCTGCTATTGCAATTAATAGTAATCAAGGTTCATTAAAAGCAATTGAAAATAAAATTAAATCAGTAATGGCTGATAAACTTTTAAAACGACAAGAAAAGGGAATTATTAATCAAAGAATTAAAGTAATGTGCATTGGAATTCCTAATGTTGGTAAATCAACCTTATTAAATCACTTGGTGAAGAAGAATATTGCACAGACTGGAAATAAACCTGGTGTTACTAAATCACAACAATGGCTAAAAGCAGGTAAAACATTACAGTTACTTGATACACCGGGAATTTTATGGCCAAAATTTGAAGATCCAATTGTAGGGAAAAAATTAGCTTTAACTGGTGCAATTAAGGATACATTATATGCTAAAGATGATGTTGCATTATATGCTTTAGAATATTTTGTAGATAATCATCCAGAAAAATTAAAAGAACGTTATCATCTAACGGATGATGAAATTAACGACACAACGGTTAATTTGCTTTTAAATTTAACCAAAAAAATGGGCTTTAAAGATGATTATGATCGTGCAAGTGAACGATTAATTTTTGATATTAGAAAAGGAAAATTAGGGCGTTATACGTTAGATTTTGTGCCATCTTCAGAAAACGACGAGGCTTAA
- the hslU gene encoding ATP-dependent protease ATPase subunit HslU, translating into MNNNEKTPRQIVEELDKYIIGQNKAKKSVAIALRNRYRRMQLNKDMQEEIKPKNLLMIGPTGVGKTEIARRLAKIVNAPFVKVEATKFTEVGYVGRDVESMVRDLVEVSYNMEQKEMYARVRSQAVQRANERLVKVLVPVQKKKDKNNNVNNQFDFMKLMQDIQQGALSEMQNPAQEEPVDDETRNKRMSIKEKLENGFLENEEITIEMDDPKQQLSNESGMLEQMGLDLSDLSSMMPKRKVKRTLPVKEAREVFIREESEKLVESEDIAVAAIKRAENSGIIFIDEIDKIASNGKQSSGNGQVSREGVQRDILPIVEGSQIKTKYGMVNTDHILFIGSGAFAESKPSDLIAELQGRFPIRVELDELKKDDFVKILTEPKNALIKQYIAMIGTDNIEVTFTMEAIEKIAEIAYKVNHENENIGARRLHTILEKLLEDLLFEGPDMQMGEITITEAYVEDKIGSIAANKDLSRYIL; encoded by the coding sequence ATGAATAACAATGAAAAAACACCTCGTCAAATTGTAGAGGAATTAGATAAATATATTATTGGGCAAAATAAAGCAAAAAAATCTGTTGCAATTGCATTACGTAACCGTTATCGTCGGATGCAATTAAATAAAGATATGCAAGAAGAAATTAAGCCTAAAAACCTATTGATGATTGGACCTACAGGTGTTGGTAAAACTGAAATTGCTCGTCGACTAGCCAAAATAGTAAATGCACCATTTGTTAAAGTGGAAGCAACTAAATTTACTGAAGTTGGATATGTAGGTCGTGACGTGGAATCAATGGTACGTGATTTAGTGGAAGTTTCATATAATATGGAACAAAAAGAAATGTACGCACGAGTACGTTCACAAGCAGTTCAACGTGCAAATGAACGTTTAGTAAAGGTATTAGTTCCTGTACAAAAGAAAAAAGACAAGAATAATAATGTTAATAATCAATTTGATTTTATGAAATTAATGCAGGATATCCAACAAGGTGCATTATCTGAAATGCAAAATCCAGCTCAAGAAGAACCAGTTGATGATGAAACACGCAATAAGCGTATGAGCATCAAAGAAAAGCTTGAAAATGGATTCTTGGAAAATGAAGAAATTACAATTGAAATGGATGATCCAAAGCAACAATTAAGTAATGAATCAGGAATGCTTGAACAAATGGGCTTAGATTTAAGCGATTTAAGTTCAATGATGCCTAAGCGCAAAGTCAAGAGAACATTACCTGTAAAAGAAGCGCGGGAAGTATTTATCAGAGAAGAATCAGAAAAATTAGTTGAATCAGAAGATATTGCGGTTGCAGCGATAAAGCGTGCTGAAAACTCAGGTATTATTTTTATTGATGAAATTGATAAAATTGCATCAAATGGAAAACAAAGCAGTGGTAATGGTCAAGTTTCACGTGAAGGTGTACAACGTGATATTTTACCAATTGTTGAAGGATCACAAATTAAAACAAAATATGGCATGGTAAACACCGATCATATTTTATTTATTGGTTCTGGTGCTTTTGCAGAAAGTAAACCAAGTGATTTAATCGCTGAATTACAAGGTCGTTTCCCAATTCGTGTAGAATTAGATGAATTGAAAAAAGATGATTTTGTTAAGATTTTAACTGAACCAAAAAATGCTTTAATTAAGCAATATATTGCAATGATTGGAACAGATAATATTGAAGTTACATTTACAATGGAAGCAATTGAAAAAATTGCAGAAATTGCATACAAAGTAAATCATGAAAATGAAAATATTGGTGCAAGACGTTTACACACTATTTTAGAAAAATTATTAGAAGATTTACTTTTTGAAGGTCCTGATATGCAAATGGGTGAAATTACAATTACTGAAGCATATGTTGAGGATAAAATTGGATCAATTGCAGCCAACAAAGACTTATCACGTTATATTCTCTAA
- the plsY gene encoding glycerol-3-phosphate 1-O-acyltransferase PlsY has product MSWKIPVMLVIGYLLGSIPSGVLIGKIFYGKDIRKFGSGNMGTTNTFRVLGKKAGIIVLLMDSLKGTLAALLPYFFHSNANPLLIALSAIFGHVFPIFAGFKGGKAVATSAGALLVYNWKFFLLAWLIFIITIFITSMVSMGSMVGFVVVTIVAFFFHDPVLIGVSFGLTIFVFIRHWKNIERIKNGKENMVPFGIVYWLKQRKKNN; this is encoded by the coding sequence ATGAGTTGGAAAATTCCTGTCATGTTAGTTATTGGATATCTTTTAGGTTCAATTCCTTCTGGCGTATTAATCGGCAAAATCTTTTATGGAAAAGATATTCGAAAATTCGGTAGTGGAAATATGGGTACTACCAATACATTTCGTGTTTTAGGTAAAAAAGCCGGAATTATTGTTCTTTTAATGGATTCATTAAAAGGAACATTAGCTGCATTGTTACCTTACTTTTTCCATTCAAATGCAAATCCACTTTTAATTGCTCTTTCAGCAATTTTTGGTCATGTATTTCCTATTTTTGCAGGCTTTAAAGGTGGAAAAGCTGTTGCTACGAGTGCTGGTGCATTATTAGTTTATAATTGGAAGTTCTTTTTGCTTGCATGGCTTATTTTCATTATAACTATTTTCATTACAAGTATGGTTAGCATGGGAAGTATGGTTGGTTTTGTTGTAGTAACAATTGTAGCATTTTTCTTCCATGATCCCGTTTTAATCGGTGTATCATTTGGTCTTACTATCTTTGTATTTATTCGTCATTGGAAAAACATTGAACGTATTAAAAATGGTAAAGAAAATATGGTACCTTTTGGTATTGTATACTGGCTAAAACAACGTAAAAAAAATAACTAA
- the topA gene encoding type I DNA topoisomerase, with translation MPATKKASTGKKTKKKTTRKVKKNLVIVESPSKAKTIQKYLGSRYKVMASLGHIRDLPKSKMGIDIENEYEPHYISIRGKGDVIKELRKEAKKANHVYLASDPDREGEAIAWHLSYLLGLDANDKNRVVFNEITKDTVKNAFKNPRSINMDLVDAQQARRVLDRLVGYSISPILWAKIKKGLSAGRVQSIALNLIIKREEEIKKFVPEEYWTIDAQFKKGRTKFNAEFYGKNGKKLKLNNNDDVQKIVSQIDKNKPFDVDNVVKKARKRQPPLPFTTSTMQQVANNSLKFKTSKTMMVAQQLYEGVNIGKGGAVGLITYMRTDSTRISALAKHEASKYIHDEYGAEYAAIKPRTGKLPEGAQDAHEAIRPSSVLRTPASLKKYLTPDQMKLYSLIWSRFVASQMTPAVYDTVRVDLSQNGVNYRANGSQLKFAGFTKVYQDNAKKDNKLPELSTGDQVNMVNNQPNQHFTLPPARYTEATLIRTLESNGVGRPSTYAPTLNTIQKRYYVKLVARKFEPTELGQIVNEMIKECFPDILNIDFTADLEDQLDDIEEGKRQWVKVVDQFYKPFEKELNAASEKIEKVKIKDEPAGFNCEICGAPMVIKMGRYGKFYACSRFPECRNTKAITKEIGVQCPKCHKGQILERKSKKNRIFYGCSNYPDCDFVSWDMPVGRNCPKDGHYLVYKKSRKGRQVICPNGDYEEPIEK, from the coding sequence ATGCCTGCAACAAAAAAAGCTTCAACAGGTAAAAAAACAAAAAAGAAAACCACGAGAAAAGTAAAGAAAAATTTAGTGATTGTTGAATCCCCATCAAAGGCAAAAACAATTCAAAAGTATTTGGGTTCACGATATAAAGTTATGGCAAGTCTAGGCCATATTCGTGATTTGCCTAAAAGTAAAATGGGAATTGATATTGAAAATGAATATGAACCACACTATATTTCAATTCGTGGAAAAGGCGATGTTATAAAAGAATTAAGAAAAGAAGCTAAAAAAGCAAACCATGTATATCTTGCATCTGACCCCGATCGTGAAGGAGAAGCAATTGCATGGCATCTTTCTTATTTACTTGGACTTGATGCGAATGATAAAAATCGTGTTGTATTTAATGAAATTACAAAAGATACAGTAAAAAATGCATTTAAAAATCCACGTTCAATCAATATGGATTTGGTTGATGCACAACAAGCACGACGCGTACTCGATCGTTTAGTCGGATATTCCATTTCACCAATTTTATGGGCAAAAATAAAGAAAGGTTTATCTGCTGGTCGTGTTCAATCAATCGCATTGAATTTGATTATTAAACGTGAAGAAGAAATTAAAAAATTTGTTCCTGAAGAATATTGGACTATTGATGCCCAATTTAAAAAGGGACGAACTAAATTTAATGCTGAATTTTATGGTAAGAATGGCAAAAAATTAAAATTAAACAACAATGATGATGTTCAAAAAATTGTATCGCAAATCGATAAGAATAAACCTTTTGATGTTGACAATGTTGTAAAGAAAGCACGAAAACGTCAGCCACCATTACCTTTTACAACTTCTACGATGCAACAAGTTGCAAATAATAGTTTGAAATTTAAGACTTCAAAAACAATGATGGTTGCACAGCAACTATATGAAGGTGTTAATATTGGTAAAGGCGGAGCGGTTGGTTTAATTACATATATGCGTACTGATTCAACACGTATTTCTGCACTTGCAAAACATGAGGCATCAAAGTATATTCATGATGAGTATGGTGCTGAATATGCAGCAATTAAACCAAGAACTGGTAAACTTCCAGAAGGTGCTCAGGATGCTCACGAAGCAATTCGACCATCGTCAGTATTACGAACTCCAGCTTCTTTGAAAAAATATTTAACACCAGATCAAATGAAATTATACTCTTTAATTTGGTCTCGATTTGTAGCAAGTCAGATGACACCTGCAGTTTATGACACAGTTAGGGTTGATTTATCTCAAAATGGAGTTAACTACCGTGCAAATGGTTCTCAATTAAAATTTGCAGGTTTTACTAAGGTTTATCAAGATAATGCTAAAAAAGATAATAAATTGCCAGAATTAAGTACTGGTGATCAAGTAAATATGGTTAATAATCAACCAAATCAACATTTTACATTACCACCTGCTAGATATACTGAAGCTACATTAATTAGAACGCTTGAAAGTAATGGTGTAGGAAGACCATCAACATACGCACCAACATTGAATACTATTCAAAAAAGATATTACGTAAAATTGGTTGCACGAAAATTTGAACCTACTGAATTAGGACAAATTGTTAATGAAATGATTAAAGAGTGTTTCCCAGATATTTTAAATATTGATTTCACAGCGGATTTAGAAGATCAATTAGATGACATTGAAGAAGGAAAGCGTCAATGGGTAAAAGTCGTTGATCAATTCTATAAACCTTTTGAAAAAGAATTAAATGCAGCATCCGAGAAAATCGAAAAAGTGAAGATAAAGGATGAACCAGCTGGATTTAATTGTGAAATTTGTGGAGCACCAATGGTAATCAAGATGGGACGATATGGTAAATTTTATGCATGTAGTCGTTTCCCTGAATGTCGTAATACTAAAGCTATTACAAAGGAAATTGGAGTTCAATGTCCAAAATGTCATAAAGGACAAATTTTAGAAAGAAAGTCAAAGAAAAATCGCATTTTCTATGGATGCTCAAATTATCCTGATTGTGACTTTGTTTCATGGGACATGCCGGTAGGACGTAATTGTCCTAAAGATGGACACTATTTAGTTTATAAAAAGAGTCGAAAAGGTCGTCAAGTTATTTGTCCAAATGGTGACTACGAAGAACCAATTGAAAAATAA
- a CDS encoding YozE family protein, giving the protein MYRESFYRYLMTLRDPNKHDEITQFANDAFYDQEFPKQADDYEKLSNYLEMNASYLPSMSIFDDVWQMYLDKMC; this is encoded by the coding sequence ATGTACAGAGAAAGTTTCTATCGATATTTAATGACGTTACGTGATCCTAATAAACATGATGAAATTACACAATTTGCTAATGATGCATTCTATGATCAAGAATTTCCTAAACAAGCCGATGACTATGAAAAGTTATCTAATTATTTGGAAATGAATGCATCATATTTACCATCAATGAGTATTTTTGATGATGTTTGGCAAATGTATTTAGATAAGATGTGTTAA
- the parE gene encoding DNA topoisomerase IV subunit B, which yields MAQNNYGDDSIQVLKGLEAVRKRPGMYIGSTDSRGLHHLVYEIVDNAVDEALSGYGKEIDVTIHPDESITVADYGRGMPVGMHEMGIPTVEVIFTVLHAGGKFGQGEYKTSGGLHGVGASVVNALSEKLTVNTVRDGIEYEEDFINGGQPVGTLRKIGKTTKRSGTTVTFKPDPKIFSTTHFKYDTLAERLRESAFLLKGVKITLTDERDGGEQDIFHFEEGIKEFVSYLNEDKDTLGDVMYFEGSKNGVEVEVAAQYNDGYSETIMSFVNNVRTKDGGTHEAGMKTAWTKAFNEYGRKVGLLKERSKNLDGNDVREGLAAIVSVRIPEELLQFEGQTKGKLGTPEARSIVDSVVSEQLQYYLMENGEFAQDLVRKAMKARDAREAARKARDESRNGKKRRKKDQLLSGKLTPAQSKNARKNELFLVEGDSAGGSAKQGRDRKFQAILPLRGKVLNTEKAKLQDIMKNEEINTMIYTIGAGVGVDFKIEDANYDKVIIMTDADTDGAHIQTLLLTFFYKYMRPLINAGRVYIALPPLYKVQKKVNKKLKVSYAWTEAELEKETKKFGKGYTLQRFKGLGEMNADQLWETTMNPETRTLVRVKIDDDAVAEKRVTTLMGDKVEPRRKWIEKNVKFSLEEDGSLLDTVAAEGAHGSINDEDLKRYEEETLF from the coding sequence ATGGCACAGAATAATTATGGTGATGATTCAATTCAAGTATTAAAGGGACTTGAAGCTGTTCGTAAACGTCCTGGTATGTATATTGGATCAACTGATTCACGTGGTTTACATCATTTAGTATATGAAATAGTTGATAATGCAGTGGATGAAGCATTATCTGGATATGGAAAAGAGATCGATGTAACAATTCATCCAGATGAATCAATAACAGTTGCGGATTATGGTCGTGGAATGCCAGTCGGAATGCATGAAATGGGGATCCCAACTGTTGAAGTAATATTTACAGTGTTACATGCTGGTGGTAAATTTGGCCAGGGTGAGTATAAGACTTCTGGTGGATTACATGGTGTTGGTGCATCTGTAGTTAATGCTTTATCAGAAAAATTAACAGTTAATACAGTTCGTGATGGGATTGAATATGAAGAAGATTTTATTAATGGTGGGCAACCAGTTGGCACACTACGTAAAATCGGTAAAACAACTAAAAGAAGTGGTACTACAGTAACCTTTAAGCCGGATCCTAAGATTTTTTCAACTACACACTTTAAATATGATACACTTGCAGAGCGTTTAAGAGAATCAGCCTTCTTGCTTAAGGGAGTTAAAATTACCTTAACAGATGAACGAGATGGTGGCGAACAAGATATTTTCCACTTTGAAGAAGGAATTAAAGAATTTGTTTCATATTTAAATGAAGATAAAGATACATTAGGTGATGTAATGTATTTTGAAGGCAGTAAAAATGGTGTTGAAGTAGAAGTTGCTGCCCAATATAATGATGGATATTCAGAAACGATAATGTCATTTGTTAATAATGTTCGTACTAAAGATGGTGGAACTCATGAAGCAGGAATGAAAACTGCTTGGACAAAAGCTTTTAATGAATATGGGCGTAAAGTTGGACTTTTAAAAGAGCGTTCCAAGAATTTAGATGGAAATGATGTACGGGAAGGATTAGCGGCAATCGTTTCTGTTCGAATTCCCGAAGAACTTCTTCAATTTGAAGGTCAAACTAAAGGAAAATTAGGGACACCTGAAGCACGTTCAATTGTTGATAGTGTTGTAAGTGAACAATTGCAATATTATTTAATGGAAAATGGTGAATTTGCTCAAGATTTAGTTCGCAAAGCAATGAAAGCTCGCGATGCACGAGAAGCAGCAAGAAAAGCTCGTGATGAAAGTCGTAATGGTAAAAAACGTAGAAAGAAAGATCAATTACTTTCAGGTAAGTTAACTCCAGCACAATCTAAAAATGCTCGCAAAAATGAACTTTTCTTAGTCGAAGGAGATTCTGCTGGTGGTTCTGCAAAACAAGGTCGTGATCGTAAATTTCAAGCAATTCTTCCATTACGTGGAAAAGTACTAAATACTGAAAAAGCTAAATTGCAAGATATTATGAAGAATGAAGAAATTAATACAATGATTTACACAATTGGTGCCGGAGTTGGTGTCGATTTTAAAATTGAAGATGCTAACTATGATAAAGTTATTATTATGACTGATGCGGATACTGATGGTGCTCACATTCAGACATTACTTTTAACATTCTTTTACAAATATATGAGACCATTAATTAATGCTGGTCGAGTATATATTGCATTACCACCATTGTATAAAGTACAAAAGAAAGTAAACAAAAAACTTAAAGTGTCATATGCATGGACTGAAGCTGAATTAGAAAAAGAAACTAAAAAGTTTGGTAAGGGTTATACTTTACAACGGTTTAAAGGTTTAGGTGAAATGAATGCTGACCAGCTTTGGGAAACAACAATGAATCCGGAAACAAGAACTTTGGTTCGTGTAAAAATTGACGATGATGCAGTTGCTGAAAAGCGTGTAACAACATTAATGGGTGATAAAGTTGAACCTCGTCGAAAATGGATTGAAAAAAATGTTAAGTTTTCACTTGAAGAAGATGGAAGTTTGTTGGATACAGTTGCAGCTGAGGGAGCACACGGATCAATCAATGATGAAGATTTAAAAAGATATGAAGAAGAAACGTTGTTTTAA
- the dprA gene encoding DNA-processing protein DprA, translating into MLLREYLIRLHLCKGVGIATERKILNYIKMNHAVPSSVGLSQLLKIERAEAIQLNKRIVSNETTEKMNMSLKISDCLTIVDENYPQKLKEIYNPPLVLFYRGDITLLDSPLLGVVGARQNSVYANQVLEKIIPEIVDANIVTISGLAQGIDSICHRITLNNGGKTIGVIGTGINMNYPKINEQLQNEMMRNHLVITEYAAFEKPLSFHFPQRNRIIAGLCDSLLVVEAKEKSGSLITANIALEENRNVLVVPGRVDAELSRGCNLLFREGAKPVLDSSDILEEFAHDLTK; encoded by the coding sequence ATGCTTTTAAGAGAATATTTAATAAGATTACATTTATGTAAAGGAGTTGGCATTGCAACAGAACGCAAAATATTAAATTATATTAAAATGAATCATGCCGTTCCTTCATCTGTAGGACTATCTCAATTGTTAAAAATAGAAAGAGCAGAAGCAATTCAATTAAATAAAAGAATTGTTTCTAACGAAACTACAGAAAAAATGAATATGTCATTGAAAATTTCTGATTGTTTAACGATTGTTGATGAAAATTATCCTCAAAAATTGAAAGAAATTTATAATCCACCATTAGTTTTATTTTATCGCGGAGATATTACATTACTAGATTCTCCGTTATTAGGTGTAGTTGGAGCAAGACAAAATAGTGTATATGCAAATCAAGTATTAGAAAAAATAATTCCAGAAATTGTTGATGCAAATATTGTTACTATTAGTGGATTAGCTCAAGGTATTGATAGTATATGCCATCGTATAACACTTAATAATGGAGGAAAAACCATTGGTGTAATTGGTACTGGAATTAATATGAATTATCCTAAAATTAATGAGCAATTACAAAATGAGATGATGAGAAATCATTTAGTAATTACAGAATATGCAGCATTTGAGAAGCCATTAAGTTTTCATTTTCCACAAAGAAATCGGATTATAGCAGGTTTATGTGATAGTTTACTTGTAGTTGAAGCTAAAGAGAAAAGTGGAAGCTTAATTACCGCTAACATTGCACTAGAAGAAAACCGCAATGTGTTAGTAGTTCCAGGAAGAGTTGATGCTGAGCTATCTAGAGGATGTAATTTACTTTTTCGTGAAGGAGCAAAACCAGTTTTAGATAGCTCAGATATTTTAGAAGAATTCGCACATGACTTGACAAAATGA